One region of Terricaulis silvestris genomic DNA includes:
- a CDS encoding amidohydrolase family protein — translation MAVATKAAQNAEHLYNGPIFDADTHLYETPDAFTRYLPEKFKKEWGLHYKHGDDGQFALYVGARKVEISADYMTEDFMIPPPGKLHEWLRAQKEGKAEVDMRVPITAEMTGPEERVKYLDKWDVRSSILYCGNFVSAISYFDDPAAAHATFHAYNQWMLDQWRLNYADRIFSCPVITLADVNKACEQARWAVENGARLVLMPMGPFNGKAPAHPDHDPYWAILNEAKISVVFHVSEAIYLKDHMAVWGEPMQKSRLRQSAFVWMHGYSERPVIETISSFIFWNFFERFPNIKILSAENGAEWVPSTLVKMDKSRGMAKNGFWPGGQLKERPSKIFMRHVGVVAYPEDNLEQLVNQTGSADWIMMGSDYPHSEGVEEPRLFADEACKTLKPSDTRKIMYENGMRFVGLTP, via the coding sequence ATGGCCGTCGCGACCAAAGCCGCCCAAAACGCCGAGCACCTTTACAACGGGCCGATCTTCGACGCCGACACTCACCTCTACGAAACGCCGGACGCCTTCACGCGCTACCTCCCCGAGAAGTTCAAGAAGGAATGGGGCCTTCACTACAAGCACGGTGATGACGGTCAGTTCGCGCTCTATGTCGGCGCGCGCAAGGTCGAGATCAGCGCCGACTACATGACCGAAGACTTCATGATTCCGCCGCCCGGCAAGCTGCACGAGTGGTTGCGCGCACAAAAGGAGGGCAAGGCCGAAGTCGATATGCGCGTGCCGATCACTGCGGAGATGACCGGCCCCGAAGAGCGCGTGAAGTACCTCGACAAGTGGGACGTGCGCTCGAGCATTCTCTATTGCGGCAACTTCGTCAGCGCGATCAGCTACTTTGACGATCCGGCCGCCGCCCACGCGACCTTCCACGCCTACAATCAGTGGATGCTCGATCAGTGGCGACTGAACTACGCGGATCGGATTTTCTCATGCCCCGTCATCACGCTGGCTGACGTTAACAAGGCCTGTGAGCAGGCGCGATGGGCGGTTGAGAACGGCGCGCGGCTTGTGCTGATGCCGATGGGGCCGTTCAACGGCAAGGCGCCGGCGCATCCCGATCACGATCCCTACTGGGCGATCCTCAACGAAGCAAAAATCAGCGTCGTCTTCCACGTCTCCGAGGCGATCTATCTCAAGGACCACATGGCGGTGTGGGGCGAGCCGATGCAGAAATCGCGGCTGCGCCAGAGCGCGTTCGTGTGGATGCACGGCTATAGCGAGCGCCCGGTGATCGAGACGATCTCCAGCTTCATCTTCTGGAATTTCTTCGAGCGCTTCCCGAACATCAAGATTCTTTCGGCCGAGAACGGCGCCGAGTGGGTGCCGTCAACTTTGGTGAAGATGGATAAGAGCCGCGGCATGGCGAAAAACGGCTTCTGGCCGGGCGGGCAGCTGAAGGAGCGGCCAAGCAAGATCTTCATGCGCCACGTGGGCGTCGTCGCCTATCCCGAGGACAATCTCGAGCAGCTCGTGAACCAAACCGGGTCGGCCGATTGGATCATGATGGGGTCCGATTATCCGCACTCTGAAGGCGTGGAGGAGCCTCGTCTCTTTGCAGACGAGGCGTGCAAGACGCTGAAGCCGTCGGATACGCGCAAGATCATGTACGAAAACGGCATGCGCTTCGTGGGTCTCACTCCGTAA
- a CDS encoding DUF1214 domain-containing protein — translation MTKAICVTRRGALQGAAGAAAACATEGAGMADELPPWRRYAPPGSGATAPELEHGEISEADGWRRYNAAIEEVRELILTSPLTNHDPQTRAEALAILPQIQAQAYLLAVAPRQDYPRFYLHEYFDPSIFSYNLPNPDFVYRTAFLDGRRIYRIVGRRGDCAWVNFQAFNSFSGVGNANPRALGNWDIDGFVDDANGELEIFVGGPQRERNWIPLDPESRNNWLLVRHLVYEGQSLPPLRIEAADGLRPDTMILSEGELGRRLALGGEIVKYIVTRMTYARVQEVVLREAGGTNAFHTVVGRDEKDAKDGASPLAAYQIAVYEIEPEEALIFEVAPPPSRYWSVQLGDILNQTRDFVHHATHVNDRTAVADADGRVRIVLCSGDPGTSNWLDAMGSVFGRVVWRWYGAEHVETPTIRRVKRVDVRQYLPTESRGVTAAERAAQLRRRRDFHAGLYGF, via the coding sequence ATGACAAAAGCCATCTGCGTCACCAGACGCGGAGCACTGCAAGGCGCCGCCGGCGCTGCGGCTGCGTGCGCCACGGAGGGCGCGGGCATGGCTGACGAACTCCCGCCCTGGCGGCGCTACGCGCCACCCGGCAGCGGCGCCACTGCGCCCGAACTTGAGCATGGAGAGATCAGCGAAGCGGATGGCTGGCGCCGCTACAATGCGGCGATCGAGGAGGTGCGCGAACTTATCCTCACATCGCCGCTCACCAACCACGATCCGCAGACGCGCGCCGAGGCGCTGGCGATTCTGCCGCAGATTCAAGCGCAGGCGTACTTGCTCGCGGTCGCACCGCGGCAAGACTATCCGCGCTTCTATCTGCACGAGTATTTCGATCCCTCGATCTTTTCCTACAACCTGCCCAATCCGGACTTCGTCTATCGCACCGCGTTTCTCGACGGCCGGCGCATCTACCGCATCGTGGGCCGTCGAGGCGACTGCGCTTGGGTGAATTTCCAAGCCTTCAACAGCTTCAGCGGAGTCGGCAATGCCAACCCGCGCGCGCTCGGCAATTGGGACATTGACGGCTTCGTAGATGACGCCAACGGCGAGTTGGAGATTTTCGTCGGTGGGCCACAACGCGAGCGCAACTGGATTCCGCTCGACCCGGAGAGTCGCAACAATTGGTTGCTAGTGCGCCACCTCGTCTACGAGGGCCAGTCGCTACCCCCGCTGCGCATCGAGGCCGCTGACGGGTTGCGCCCCGACACCATGATCCTAAGCGAGGGCGAACTCGGGCGTCGGCTCGCGCTTGGCGGAGAGATCGTCAAATACATCGTCACGCGCATGACCTACGCCCGGGTGCAAGAAGTTGTGCTCAGGGAGGCGGGTGGAACCAACGCGTTCCACACCGTCGTCGGCCGCGATGAGAAGGATGCCAAGGACGGCGCCAGTCCGCTCGCGGCCTACCAGATCGCGGTCTACGAGATCGAGCCGGAAGAGGCGCTCATCTTCGAGGTCGCCCCGCCGCCATCGCGTTATTGGAGCGTCCAACTCGGCGATATCTTGAATCAAACGCGCGACTTCGTGCATCACGCCACCCATGTGAATGACCGCACGGCGGTCGCCGATGCAGACGGGCGCGTGCGCATCGTGCTGTGCTCTGGCGATCCTGGGACGTCCAACTGGCTCGACGCCATGGGCTCGGTGTTTGGGCGTGTGGTGTGGCGCTGGTACGGCGCGGAACACGTCGAGACGCCGACAATCCGCAGGGTGAAGCGCGTCGATGTACGCCAGTACCTTCCGACGGAGTCGCGTGGCGTCACTGCCGCGGAGCGAGCCGCCCAGCTGCGCCGCCGTCGCGACTTCCACGCTGGTCTCTACGGTTTTTGA
- a CDS encoding sulfotransferase family protein, which produces MALSLDRTALQQAAEESTGLSDWGDPDFFTGIDILARSLNEEAHLNTKGRAELTLRLYETMRQRLLLLEDHKRFPEIADVRIERPIIVTGNGRSGTTLLHNLLATAPGHRGVQYWEMMRPSPPPQAATYTSDPRIGEIEAMLARQGFKAASAMAKHAYGAARMEECSTILELAGVGGYLGAVANVPRYTAYRETTDFHASYRLHRMVLQTLAWRGPPGRLVLKAPEHMFHLPELLDAYPDAIVVFAHRDPARSIASLISIVTQMRGLFCDDVDREAVTRSRFGYHKIMNRLREIREALARPGRFFDVQFVDLNADPLGTLAKLYDEMSLAFGAEHEAPLLAYMSDNPRHKFGRHKYGLEEFGLSFEDIDRAFAPYIADNQVVLERGSGA; this is translated from the coding sequence ATGGCGCTCAGCCTCGATCGCACGGCGCTGCAGCAAGCCGCCGAGGAAAGCACGGGGCTCTCCGATTGGGGCGATCCGGACTTTTTCACCGGGATCGACATCCTGGCGCGCTCGCTTAACGAGGAAGCGCACCTCAACACGAAGGGTAGGGCTGAACTTACGCTGCGTCTCTACGAGACGATGCGCCAACGTCTCTTGCTGCTGGAGGACCACAAGCGTTTCCCTGAAATTGCCGATGTCCGCATCGAACGGCCGATCATCGTGACCGGGAATGGCCGCAGCGGCACGACGCTGCTGCACAATCTGCTGGCGACCGCGCCTGGGCATCGTGGCGTCCAGTACTGGGAGATGATGCGTCCTTCTCCGCCGCCGCAGGCGGCGACATACACAAGCGATCCACGCATCGGCGAAATCGAGGCGATGCTCGCGCGCCAGGGCTTCAAGGCGGCGTCAGCGATGGCCAAGCATGCCTACGGCGCGGCGCGCATGGAGGAATGCAGCACCATCCTCGAACTCGCCGGCGTCGGTGGCTATCTCGGCGCGGTAGCGAACGTGCCGCGCTACACAGCTTATCGTGAGACGACGGATTTCCACGCGTCATATCGCTTACACCGCATGGTGTTGCAGACTTTGGCCTGGCGTGGCCCGCCAGGGCGTCTGGTGCTGAAAGCGCCGGAGCACATGTTCCATCTGCCCGAGCTGCTCGATGCCTATCCGGACGCCATCGTCGTCTTCGCGCACCGCGATCCGGCGCGTTCGATCGCCTCGCTCATCAGCATCGTCACCCAGATGCGCGGTCTCTTCTGCGACGACGTCGATCGCGAAGCCGTGACGAGGTCGCGCTTCGGCTATCACAAAATCATGAATCGCCTTCGCGAGATCAGAGAGGCGCTCGCACGCCCAGGCCGCTTCTTCGACGTGCAGTTCGTTGATCTCAACGCCGATCCTCTCGGGACCCTGGCGAAGCTCTACGATGAGATGAGCCTAGCGTTCGGCGCGGAGCACGAGGCCCCGCTGTTGGCCTACATGAGTGATAACCCGCGGCACAAATTCGGGCGCCATAAATATGGGCTCGAGGAGTTCGGCTTGAGCTTCGAAGACATCGACCGTGCCTTCGCCCCCTACATCGCTGACAACCAGGTCGTGCTCGAGCGGGGAAGCGGCGCATGA